Proteins from one Camelina sativa cultivar DH55 chromosome 8, Cs, whole genome shotgun sequence genomic window:
- the LOC104709328 gene encoding putative nuclease HARBI1, whose protein sequence is MASASSNNFDDFDKMLDERFDQVYDQTFDHIVSAHAARQQARKPRKKRVYIERDREDGHDRLWNDYFSEDATYPPPLFRRRYRMNKALFMRITDRLSNEILFFQQRRDATGRFALSAIQKCTAAIRMMAYGCAADALDEYLRLSETTAMQCLVNFVEGVINLFGDEYLRRPTPEDLQRLLDIGELRGFPGMIGSIDCMHWEWKNCPTAWKGQYTRGSGNPTIVLEAVASHDLWIWHAFFGPPGTLNDINVLDRSPVFDDILQGYAPKVNYIVNGCEYHLAYYLTDGIYPKWATFIQSIKLPQDPKASFFATCQEAVRKDVERAFGVLQARFAIVKNPALVHNKETIGKIMRACIILHNMIVEDERDGYNQLNPAEFEQQYDDHAEQAEGSS, encoded by the exons ATGGCATCTGCTTCTAGTAATAATTTCGATGATTTCGACAAAATGCTTGATGAGAGATTTGATCAAGTGTACGATCAAACGTTCGATCATATTGTTTCTGCTCATGCTGCTCGCCAACAAGCAAGAAAGCCAAGGAAAAAAAGAGTCTATATTGAAAGAGATCGTGAAGATGGACACGATCGcttgtggaacgattattttagTGAAGATGCAACATACCCTCCTCCTCTTTTTCGTCGTCGCTATAGAATGAACAAGGCGCTGTTCATGCGTATTACTGATCGACTCTCTAATGAAATTCTAttctttcaacaaagaagagatgctaccGGAAGGTTCGCTCTCTCTGCAATACAGAAATGTACAGCagcaattcgtatgatggcatatggttgTGCAGCTGATGCGCTTGACGAATACCTCCGACTTTCTGAAACCACTGCGATGCAATGCTTGGTCAATTTTGTTGAAGGagtcataaatttatttggGGATGAGTATCTAAGGAGACCCACACCAGAGGATCTTCAACGTTTACTCGATATTGGAGAGCTACGAGGATTTCCGgggatgataggaagcatcgattgtatgcattgggaatGGAAGAATTGCCCAAccgcatggaaaggtcaatacACACGTGGATCCGGAAATCCAACCATCGTTTTAGAGGCTGTAGCGTCACACGATCTGTGGATATGGCACGCGTTTTTTGGACctccaggtacattaaacgatatcaatgttcttgatCGCTCTCcagtttttgatgatatattacaAGGTTATGCTCCAAAAGTGAATTACATTGTCAACGGCTGCGAGTATcatttggcttactatctcactgatggtatttatccaaaatgggctACTTTTATTCAATCTATTAAACTCCCACAAGATCCAAAGGCATCTTTCTTTGCTACTTGTCAAGAAGCTGTccgtaaagatgtcgagcgtgcttttggagtcttgcaagctcgctTCGCCATAGTCAAAAATCCGGCTCTTGTCCATAATAAGGAAACAATTGGAAAGATTATGAGAGCGTGTATCATACTtcacaatatgatagtagaggACGAACGAGATGGGTACAACCAGTTAAATCCAGCAGAATTCGAACAA CAATATGATGACCATGCTGAGCAAGCGGAAGGAAGTTcgtaa
- the LOC104706735 gene encoding membrane protein of ER body 2-like → MKKPNRPVNASWFGLNDGESEIIDAELLVDLLETYRFGKDNVPAGEFRFKAVASTPAPVNITTEIDLEVEEEDDGSQGNKSVRESTSSVCSNSDPIVLETTVSETCSNNETDSNEVSGSNEVSGSNEENGLDWLKSSSINLANVENEMQQNRENDEVEGQQEKEEEEEKSEISSSDSEEKSNLEKLLETQENYELYCPCCSSCITRKVILKKRKRGKHVDLMTDLKLNAPVDETDEPSDIEEMEPPVKVHVLPETGIEDDVQEAKEEGIIFTCLACLKYFIRLGTRFLEFVYIRAKPVEEPVEENLEVMKSINTTQSLPQTQPDGERFAVELLKSIIYGGLTETITSLGVVSSASASGSSTVNILALAVANLAGGLIILAQNLQDIRNSSDQETDRYKELLGRRDNFRIHILVAVMSYIFFGLIPPLVYASSFYETGIKNYKLISVFSVSLVCVILLGLIKVYVRKPPNSRESIKAYLKSAVYYTSIVVASSGISYVVGDIMGEYIGKLSWISLDQVNITSPLDGIKPEEYRFTSF, encoded by the exons atgaaaaaaccaaaccgaccagTCAATGCAAGCTGGTTTGGATTGAATGATGGGGAGAGTGAAATTATAGATGCAGAATTATTGGTTGATCTTCTTGAGACTTATAGATTTGGTAAAGATAATGTTCCCGCCGGAGAATTTCGATTCAAGGCGGTAGCGAGCACGCCGGCGCCTGTCAACATTACCACCGAGATAGATTTGGAAGtcgaagaggaagatgatggaTCTCAAG GAAACAAGTCTGTTCGTGAAAGCACATCATCGGTATGTTCCAATTCAGATCCAATAGTACTTGAGACTACTGTCAGCGAAACCTGTTCAAATAATGAAACCGACTCAAACGAAGTATCCGGTTCAAACGAAGTATCAGGTTCAAATGAAGAAAACGGTTTAGATTGGTTAAAGTCGAGCTCCATAAACTTAGCAAATGTAGAGAACGAAATGCAACAGAACAGAGAAAATGATGAGGTAGAAGGacaacaagagaaagaagaagaagaagaaaagagcgAGATATCATCATCGGATTCAGAAGAAAAGTCAAACCTAGAGAAGTTGcttgaaacacaagaaaactaTGAGCTTTACTGTCCATGTTGTAGCTCATGTATCACCAGAAAAGTGATTCTCAAGAAAAGGAAACGTGGAAAGCACGTTGATTTGATGACGGATCTAAAACTCAATGCACCGGTTGATGAAACTGACGAACCAAGCGACATTGAAGAGATGGAGCCACCGGTTAAGGTTCATGTCCTCCCTGAGACCGGTATTGAAGATGATGTTCAAGAAGCTAAAGAGGAGGGAATTATCTTCACATGCTTGGCTTGTCTTAAGTACTTCATCCGGTTAG GAACAAGGTTCTTAGAATTTGTTTATATCAGGGCAAAACCGGTTGAGGAACCAG TTGAAGAAAATTTAGAGGTGATGAAAAGTATTAACACAACACAATCACTGCCACAAACTCAACCGGACGGAGAAAGATTCGCCGTTGAGTTGTTGAAGAGCATTATCTACGGCGGTCTCACCGAGACCATCACCAGCCTCGGCGTTGTATCCTCCGCCTCTGCCTCCGGTTCCTCCACCG TAAATATATTGGCTCTTGCTGTCGCAAATTTGGCTGGTGGGCTCATCATTCTAGCTCAAAAC CTTCAAGATATAAGAAACAGTTCAGATCAAGAGACAGATCGGTACAAGGAATTGTTAGGGAGACGTGACAATTTCCGGATACATATCTTAGTAGCGGTCATGTCTTACATTTTCTTCGGCCTAATTCCACCATTAGTTTATGCATCCTCCTTCTACGAAACCGGAATCAAGAACTACAAGCTCATCTCGGTTTTCTCGGTTTCTCTGGTTTGCGTGATTTTGCTCGGTTTGATCAAG GTCTATGTCCGAAAACCGCCAAACTCACGTGAATCGATTAAAGCTTATCTCAAATCTGCGGTTTATTATACGTCTATTGTGGTTGCCTCTTCCGGAATATCATACGTTGTCGGAGATATCATGGGAGAGTATATCGGGAAGCTCAGTTGGATTAGTTTAGACCAGGTTAATATAACTTCACCACTTGATGGAATTAAACCGGAAGAGTACCGGTTTACTTCCTTTTAA
- the LOC104706736 gene encoding starch synthase 1, chloroplastic/amyloplastic: MASSLQIRFEPLLGLNRTGYSRPIGSLGFPRFRRRFCSIKRPLLLRPSSSSSSSFSGGGESDGHDKGFIPDAERDGSGSVLGFQLSPPGDQKLFGTSTNEITHQGEKKDVIDETVMADFGVPGNRAVVEEGAAEVGVPSGKAEVVNNLVFVTSEAAPYSKTGGLGDVCGSLPIALAGRGHRVMVVSPRYLNGTAGDKNYARAKDLGVRITVNCFGGSQEVSFYHEYRDGVDWVFVDHKSYHRPGNPYGDSKGAFGDNQFRFTLLCHAACEAPLVLPLGGFTYGEKSLFLVNDWHAGLVPILLAAKYRPYGVYKDARSILIIHNLAHQGVEPAATYTNLGLPSEWYGAVGWVFPTWARTHALDTGEAVNVLKGAIVTSDRIITVSQGYAWEITTVEGGYGLQDLLSSRKSVINGITNGINIDEWNPSTDEHIPFHYSADDISEKVKCKMALQKELGLPIRPECPMIGFIGRLDYQKGIDLIQTAGPDLMVDDIQFVMLGSGDPKYESWMRSMEETYRDKFRGWVGFNVPISHRITAGCDILLMPSRFEPCGLNQLYAMRYGTIPVVHGTGGLRDTVENFNPYAEGGAGAGTGWVFTPLSKDSMVSALRLAAATYREYRESWEGLMRRGMTQNYSWENAAVQYEQVFQWVFMDPPYVS; this comes from the exons ATGGCGTCGTCTCTTCAGATCAGGTTCGAGCCGCTCCTCGGATTAAACCGAACCGGTTATTCCCGTCCGATCGGGAGTCTCGGTTTCCCTCGTTTTCGCCGCAGGTTTTGTAGTATCAAACGTCCGCTGTTGCTCcgcccttcttcttcttcttcttcttccttctccggTGGTGGTGAGTCTGATGGTCATGATAAAGGATTTATCCCTGACGCAGAGAGAGATGGCTCTGGCTCCGTTCTTGGATTTCAGCTCAGTCCTCCTG GTGATCAAAAACTCTTTGGCACTAGCACTAACGAAATTACACAtcaaggagagaagaaagacgTTATTGATGAAACAGTAATGGCTGATTTTGGTGTACCTGGGAATAGAGCTGTTGTTGAAGAAGGAGCTGCAGAAGTTGGAGTTCCCAGTGGAAAAGCTGAAGTTGTCAATAACCTCGTTTTCGTTACGTCCGAGGCTGCTCCTTACTCTAAAACAGGAGGGTTAGGAGATGTTTGTGGTTCTTTGCCTATAGCTCTTGCTGGTCGTGGGCATCGTGTTATGGTTGTTTCTCCTCGGTACCTGAACGGAACCGCTGGTGACAAGAACTATGCCAGGGCTAAGGATTTGGGGGTCCGTATTACTGTAAATTGCTTTGGAGGTTCTCAAGAAGTTTCCTTTTATCATGAATATAGAGATGGTGTTGATTGG gtttttgttgaTCATAAATCCTACCATAGACCAGGAAATCCTTACGGAGATAGTAAAGGAGCCTTTGGTGATAATCAG TTTCGGTTCACGTTACTTTGCCATGCCGCGTGTGAAGCCCCTCTTGTGCTTCCTCTTGGAGGGTTCACTTACGGAGAGAAATCCCTTTTCCTTGTCAATGACTGGCATGCCGGACTTGTTCCCAT ACTTTTGGCTGCAAAGTATCGCCCATACGGAGTTTATAAGGATGCAAGAAGCATTCTCATTATACATAACCTTGCTCACCAG GGAGTGGAGCCAGCAGCTACTTACACCAACTTAGGACTGCCTTCAGAATGGTATGGAGCTGTCGGGTGGGTGTTTCCAACATGGGCAAGAACTCATGCTCTTGACACCGGTGAAGCAGTTAATGTTCTCAAGGGTGCTATTGTTACCTCTGACCGTATCATTACTGTGAGCCAG GGCTATGCATGGGAAATCACTACTGTTGAAGGTGGATATGGTCTGCAAGACTTGCTTTCTAGTCGGAAGAGTGTTATAAATG GGATAACAAATGGAATTAATATTGATGAGTGGAATCCGTCCACAGATGAACACATTCCTTTCCATTATTCTGCTGATGATATCTCCGAGAAG GTCAAATGCAAGATGGCACTACAAAAGGAATTGGGTCTTCCCATTAGGCCTGAATGTCCTATG ATAGGGTTTATTGGAAGACTTGATTACCAGAAGGGCATTGATCTAATCCAAACCGCTGGTCCTGATCTCATGGTGGATGACATTCAATTC GTCATGCTTGGGTCAGGTGACCCAAAATATGAAAGCTGGATGAGAAGTATGGAGGAAACATACAGAGACAAATTCCGTGGTTGGGTTGGCTTCAATGTTCCAATCTCTCATCGAATCACAGCCgg ATGTGACATCCTTCTGATGCCGTCAAGATTCGAGCCTTGCGGTTTAAATCAATTATACGCAATGAGATACGGAACCATTCCAGTCGTTCATGGCACTGGAGGACTCAGA GATACGGTTGAGAACTTCAACCCTTACGCAGAAGGTGGAGCTGGTGCTGGTACAGG GTGGGTGTTCACTCCCTTATCGAAAGACAGCATGGTGTCA GCCTTGAGGTTGGCTGCAGCAACGTACAGGGAGTATAGAGAGTCATGGGAAGGATTGATGAGAAGAGGAATGACCCAAAACTATTCTTGGGAAAACGCTGCCGTTCAGTATGAGCAAGTTTTCCAGTGGGTTTTCATGGACCCTCCCTACGTCAGCTAG
- the LOC104706737 gene encoding protein ABIL3 — MSAAATMPMPREASNYDEISMQQSMLFSDSLKDLKNLRTQLYSAAEYFELSYSNDEQKQIVVETLKDYALKALVNTVDHLGSVTYKVNDFVDEKVDEVAGTELRVSCIEQRLRMCQEYMDHEGRSQQSLVIDTPKFHKRYILPSGEIKRGANLAELKNVEGSFDGEESLNQFRNAVRATIRETPPPPVRKPIVQSPSLRKPQRSATFSFSSIATVPKKEQDKRAVSPHRFPLLRSGSVAIRPSSVSRPTTPSKSRAVSPTPKRYPSEPRRSASVRVAFEKEAHKEPEHQQQPSKSKRLLKALLSRRKTKKDDTLYTYLDEY, encoded by the exons ATGAGTGCAGCGGCTACAATGCCTATGCCCCGTGAAGCGTCTAATTATGATGAGATCTCTATGCAACAGAGCATGCTCTTCTCTGATAGTCTTAAG GATCTAAAAAATCTGAGAACGCAGTTGTATTCAGCAGCTGAGTATTTTGAACTATCCTACTCTAATGATGAACAAAAACAGAT AGTCGTGGAGACACTGAAAGATTACGCGTTAAAGGCTCTGGTGAATACAGTTGACCATTTGGGATCTGTTACGTATAAAGTCAATGACTTTGTTGATGAAAAAGTTGATGAAGTTGCAGGAACTGAACTACGAGTGTCTTGCATTGAACAG agGCTACGGATGTGCCAAGAGTACATGGATCATGAAGGTCGTTCACAGCAATCACTTGTGATCGACACTCCAAAGTTCCACAAGCGATACATCTTGCCTT CGGGGGAAATCAAAAGAGGTGCCAACCTCGCAGAGCTGAAGAATGTTGAAGGTAGTTTTGATGGAGAAGAGAGCTTGAACCAATTCAGAAATG CTGTTCGTGCTACAATTCGGGAAACGCCTCCACCACCAGTAAG GAAACCAATAGTTCAGTCTCCGTCTCTTAGGAAACCTCAACGTTCAGCAACCTTCTCGTTCTCGTCTATCGCCACGGTGCCAAAGAAAGAACAAG ATAAGCGAGCAGTATCACCACATCGGTTTCCACTTCTAAGATCTGGTTCAGTTGCTATCCGACCGTCATCAGTTAGCCGGCCAACGACCCCGAGCAAGAGTAGAGCGGTATCTCCAACTCCTAAACGG TATCCGTCGGAACCGAGGAGATCAGCTTCGGTTCGGGTTGCGTTTGAGAAAGAAGCCCATAAAGAACCAGAGCATCAACAACAACCGAGCAAGAGCAAACGGCTGCTTAAGGCATTGCTTAGCCGACGCAAAACCAAGAAGGACGATACGCTCTACACTTACTTGGACGAATATTGA
- the LOC109126071 gene encoding uncharacterized protein LOC109126071 — protein sequence MSIEINQLYLDHHRIKEKEKKEMVSRIHLLIRCCILLAIIMMGHAQTDRKLVDEDNAAASFYIPSIESSQTHPSSHHRSLGAEHYERSSPPPPPKKSSEVEPLTTGT from the coding sequence ATGAGCATAGAAATTAATCAACTCTATCTCGATCATCACcggataaaagaaaaagaaaaaaaagaaatggtatCTAGGATTCATCTCTTAATAAGATGTTGTATTCTGCTAGCTATAATCATGATGGGGCATGCTCAAACAGACCGGAAACTTGTTGATGAGGATAATGCTGCAGCATCCTTTTATATACCATCGATTGAATCTAGTCAGActcatccttcttctcaccACCGTTCACTTGGTGCTGAGCATTACGAGAGATCAtcgcctccaccaccacctaAAAAATCCTCAGAAGTCGAACCCCTCACTACCGGTACCTAG
- the LOC104706738 gene encoding protein PLASTID TRANSCRIPTIONALLY ACTIVE 7 has translation MASFSFTCSSILPIADTRSVNLRCTFQSQVSCGIQRDDNGRRVWRRRTLTKKDDMLRYKMQRVPFVEEQVRKIREVGKVMTMDIEQLLLREDNRFEFVNSVAAEATEYVEKNRDEYGGSKKAIFHVLSNRVNDLGFDRPEAYVEADPYKPGPGYLLEYYT, from the exons ATGgcttctttttccttcacctGCTCTTCGATTTTACCT ATTGCTGATACGAGAAGCGTGAACTTGCGCTGCACATTTCAGTCTCAG GTTTCGTGTGGGATTCAAAGAGATGATAACGGACGCCGTGTTTGGAGGAGGAGAACATTG ACGAAGAAGGATGATATGTTGCGTTACAAAATGCAAAGAGTTCCGTTTGTGGAAGAGCAAGTAAGGAAGATTAGAGAAGTTGGCAAGGTTATGACAATGGACATAGAGCAGCTTCTTTTGAGAGAAGACAATCGGTTTGAATTTGTCAACAGCGTAGCAGCTGAAGCGACAGAGTACGTGGAAAAGAACAGAGACGAATACGGAGGTTCCAAAAAGGCCATCTTTCATGTTCTGAGTAATCGTGTGAACGATCTCGGGTTTGATCGCCCTGAGGCTTATGTAGAAGCTGATCCTTACAAACCCGGTCCTGGCTATTTGTTGGAGTACTACACATAA